A window of Micromonospora sp. WMMC415 genomic DNA:
TATGGACATCTGTCGCTGTAATCGCCGTCCCCGGAGGTCGCGTACACGCACCGCGCGGCGGGTCGGTTCGACGGTCCGCGCGGAAATTCTTGGCCGACCGGTGATCCGGGGGCGCGGTCCGTCCGTACAGGAGGAGGGAGCAGGGTCGGCCGGTGGCGCGCCACCGCGAGACGATCGAGGAGCAGATGGCCCCGGCACAGCAGAAACAGAAGGCGGCGCCCGTCCGGACCAGCACCAGCAGCCGGGGCGTACGCGCCCCGTCGCGGTCCGCGGTCGTCCTGTTGACCGTCTCCGCGCTCGCCGCGTTGTGGGCCGTCACCATGCTGACCGGCGTGGGCGGGGCGATGTACTCGTACGGCTTCTTCTTCACCGAGTTCTTCGCCGGCGTGATCGCCCTGGTGTCGCTCAGCCTCACCGTGATGCTGGGGCTGCTCGCCACCGACCGGCTCGTGCTGATGATCCGGCACCGGGTGCTGCTCCAGTCCGCGCACCGGGCGACCGGCATCCTCGGCGTCGCCGGGCTGGTCTTCCACGTCATCACCAAGATCGCGACCGGGCGGGCGGCGAGCACCGACGCGGTGGTTCCGTTCGTCAGCGGGCGCGGGCTCTACGTCGGCCTCGGCACGGTCGCCGGGCTGCTCATGGTGAGCGTGCTCTGGACCGGCATCATCCGCGCCCGGTTCGCCGGGGTCGGTCCGAAGTGGCTGTGGCGGACGCTGCACTCCGCCGCGTACGCCGCGTGGCCGTTCGCCATCTTCCACGGCCTGAACGCCGGCCGGCCGGCGAAGCCCTGGGTGGTGGTCAGCTACCTCGCCTGCGTGCTGCTCGTGGTGCTGGCGCTGCTGGTCCGGGTCTCGGTGCACCTGGGCCGGCGCAGCCGCGAGCAGCACCAGGCCGCCGCGATGAACAAGGCGATGACCGCGCGGGTGACCGACGACGGCAAGGGCCGTGCGCTCCTCGGCGCGCTCGCCCGCAAGCGCGACGCCGACGACCGGCGTGAGACGCGGGACGGGCGGGCGTCGACCTGGTCCGAGACCACCCTCGCCGGCTCGTGGAGCGCGCCCGGAAGCCGCCGCCGCGACCCCGAACGGTTCACCGTGCCGGTGGTGCCGGAGCCCGGTTCGCTGCGCGAGCCGGCGCCGGGCCGCGGCCGTCGCGACGAGGTCGAGCCGGTGCCGGCCCGTCGCGGCGAGCGGCCCGCCCGCCGCCGGTCGGAGGAGCCGGCGCCCACCCGGTCCCGGCGACGGTCGGAGGAGCGCGAGCCCGTTGTGGCCCGCCGCGACGAGGAGCGGGTGGCCCGGCGGCGCGAGGACGCGTACGAGTACGAGTCGCGGTCCCGCCGGCGCGACGAGGAGCCGGCCGGCCGGCGCCGGCGCGACGACGACGAGGTCCGCCCCTCCCGGCGGAGTCGGGGCGAGGTGGACACGGGCACCCGGTACTCGGTGCCGCCGCAGCGCCGCGACGAGCCGGAGGAGCCCTGGACCAGCCCGCGCCGCTGGGAGACCACGCAGCCGATCTCGGCCGGACCCATCTCGGCCGGACCCGTGTCGGCCGGGCCGATCTCCGGCGGCCCGGTCTCCGGCACCCCGATCTCGTCCGCCCCGCGCAGCGGCGGCGGCCGGCACAGCGCCGACGAGGACGTGCCGGAGGAGACGGACTACTGGCGGCCGCCGGCCCGGTACGTCCCGGAGGACGACGCGCTGCCGCCGGACGACACCCCGACCCTGGTCGACCTCGCCTCCCGGCGGGCGCGCCGGGAGGCCAAGGAGAGCCGGCGGCGGCGCCGGGCGAGCGCGGACGCCGTCGACACGGCGTACTGGGCCGGGCTGCGGGGCGAGGCCAAGTGATGCGGACGACCGTCCCGCCGGTCGCGTGCGTCGGCGAGCCCCGGCTGACCGCGGGCTTCGCCGAGTTCGGCCGCCTCGACCTGTTCACCCACGAGGAGGTGCACGGCCCGATCGGCCCGATGGAACCGGCGAACCTGCTGCGGCTCGCCGACGGCATCCAGCTCAAGGGTAAGGGCGGGGCGGGCTTCCCGTTCGCCACGAAGCTGCGCGCCGTGCTCGAGTCCTGCGAACGGCAGGACGCCTCGGCGATCGTCGTGGTCAACGCCTCCGAGGGGGAGCCGGCCAGCTGGAAGGACAAGGTGCTGCTCACCCGGGCCCCGCACCTCATCCTCGACGGGGCGGCGCTGGCCGCGTACGCGCTGGACGCCGACGAGATCATCATCGGCGTGGCCGACGACGGGGTGGGCCAGGAGTCCCTGATGGAGGCGCTGGGGGAGCGGCGGATGCCGGTGCCGACGAGCGTCGTCACCGTGCCGCACCGGTTCATCTCCGGCGAGGGCGGGGCGCTGGTCAACGGCATCAACGGCCTGCCGCACATCCCGCCGGGCACGAAGAAGCGCTCCAGCGACTCGGGTGTCGGTGGCCTGCCCACCCTGCTCTCCAACGCGGAGACGTACGCCCAACTCGCGATCGCCGCCCGGCTCGGGCCGTACGAGTACGCGGCGCTCGGCACCGACGACGAACCCGGCACCGTGCTGCTCACCGTCACCGGCGCGGCGAAGCGACCGGCCGTGGTCGAATGCGCCGCCGGCACCCCGCTGCGGGAGATCCTCGACCTGTGCGAGGTGCCGGACGGGCCGGGCATCCTGGTGGGCGGCTACCACGGAAAGTGGATCACCCAGGAGGGGGCCGACCGGGCCGAGATCTCCCGCAAGGGACTCGCCGCCGTCGGCGGCACGCTCGGCGCCGGCATCATCGTGCCCCTCGGCCCGGACAGCTGCCCGCTCGGCGAGGCCGCCCAGGTGGTCCGCTACCTGGCGGGCGAGTCCGCCGGCCAGTGCGGGCCGTGCAGGATGGGCCTGCCGGAGCTGGCCCGCTCGGTCGACCTCGCGGTCTCCGGCAGCGCCCCGGTGGAGGTCGTCCGGGCCGCCGCCGGCGACGTCAAGGGCCGTGGGGCGTGCAGCCACCCGGACGGTACGGCCCGGTTCGCGCTCTCCGCGATGGAGGTCTTCGCCGAGGACCTGCGGCTGCACGCCACCGGTGACGGCTGCGGCAAGCGGGTCAAGGGCCTGATGGGGCTGCCCGGCGCCCCCGACCCCAACCCGCAGAAGCTGATGCTCGACTGGTCCCGCTGCGACGGGCACGGGCTCTGCGCGCACGTCGTGCCCGACTTCATCCGACTCGACGCCAACGGGTACCCCGCGTTCCCGGCCACGCCCGTGCCGACCTGGCTCCGCGAGGGGGCGCTCAAGGCGGTCAAGGTCTGCCCCGAACTCGCCCTGCGGCTGACCAGGGCCGAGTCGTGACCCCGTACCGGAGGGAGGCCCGGATGCGGAGGCTTCCGCGTACCGTCCTGGCGGCCGTGACGGCGGTCGCCCTGCTCGGCGCGACCGCCTGCGGCGGCGACGGCGGTGCGTCCGCGACCACCACGACCGGTGACGCGGCGTCCCCGCCCCCCGCAGCCGGTACGCCCACCGCGACAGGCTCGCCCTCGGCGGCTTCACCCAGCGCGGCGCAGCGGCCCCCCACCGTGCCGGAGACGCTGCGCTTCACGGCGAAGACCCTCGACGGCGCGGCCTTCGACGCCGCCGCCCTGGCCGGTAAACCGGTGGTGCTGTGGTTCTGGGCGCCCTGGTGCGCCACGTGCGCGAGTCAGGCGTGGACGGTCGCCGAGGTGGCGCCGCAGTACCGCGACACGGTTCCCGTCGTCGGCGTCGCCGGCCTCGGCCAGCAGAAGGCCATGAAGGACTTCGTGACCGAGTTCGAACTGGCCGGGGTCCCGCAGGTGGACGACCGGGCGGGCGCGCTGTGGCGCCGCTTCGAGGTCGCCGAGCAGAGCACCTTCGTCATCCTCGACCGCACCGGCCGGGTGATCCACCAGGGCTTCCTGGACGGCGAAGACCTGACCCGCCGCCTCGCATCCCTGGCTGAGGTGTAAGGAAGGGCCCCTTGTTAACGCCTCCGGTAGAGGAAGGATCCCCTTTTAACACCTGCTGAAGCGGCGGGACCCGGACGTACGTCCGGGTCCCGCCGCGAAGCGCGGAGCGGGTCAGCGTGGGGTCAGGCGGTCGGTGCCCACGCGGTCGCGGAGGATCTCCGGGATCACCACGCTGCCGTCGGGCTGCTGGAACTGCTCCAGGATCGCCGGGAACAGCCGGCTCGTCGCCAGCGCCGAACCGTTCAGGGTGTGGACGAAGCGGGTCTGCTTGCCGCCCGGCTCCCGGTAGCGGATCGCCGCCCGCCGTGCCTGGTAGTCACCGCCCCAGGAGACCGACGACACCTCCTTGTACTTGCCGGTGCTCGGCATCCACACCTCGATGTCGAGGGTCTTGCGCATCGCCGCGCTGGCGTCGCCGGCCGACAGCAGCGTGCGCTGGTAGTGCAGCCCCAGCTTCTCGACCAGGCTCTCGGCGTGGGTGACCATCTCCTCGTGCGCCGCCTCCGCCTGCTCCGGGAGGGTGAACTGGAAGATCTCCACCTTGTTGAACTGGTGGCCGCGCACGGTGCCGCGCTCGTCCGAGTGGGATCCACCCGCCTCCCGGCGGTAGCAGGGGGTGTACGCGAAGGCCTTCAGCGGCAGCTTCGCCGTGTCCATGATCTCGTCCTGGAACGCACCGAGGATCGCCGTCTCGGCGGTCGGCAGCAGGAACTGCGCGCGCGGCGCCGACGCCCGGTCCAGGTGGTAGACGTCGTCGGTGAACTTCGGGAACTGGCCGGCGGCGAAGCCGGCGCTCTCCAGCAGCAGGTGCGGCGGCAGCAGGAACTCGTAGCCGGCCTTGACGTTCTCGTCGATGAAGAAGTTGAGCAGCGCCCACTCCAGCCGGGCACCCACCCCGGTGTACATCCAGAAGCCGGAACCGCCGAGCTTGACGCCCCGCTCGTGGTCCACCAGGCCCAGCATCCGGGACAGCTCGACGTGGTCGCGGACCTTCTCGATCGCTGGGGGCTCGCCGAAGGTCCTGACGACCCGGTTGGCCTCCTTGCCGCCGGGCACGACGTCGTCCGCCGGCAGGTTGGGCAGCTCGCTCATCCGGTCCCGCAGGCGTGCCTGCACCTCGTCCAGCTCGGCCTCCAGCTCGGAGAGCTGCTTGCGGCCGGCCTCCGGCGCGGCGACCTCGGGCTCACGGCCGGCCCGCTTGGCCTCCGCGTACGCCCGGGCCTCGGCCTTGCGGCGCTGGCGCTCGCCGTCGATCTCGGTGATCAGGCTGCGCCGCTCCTGGTCGAGCTGCTGGATCTCGTCCAGCGCGCGGCTCACCTCCGCCGGGTCCATCCGCTTGGCCAGCGCGGACGCCACCGCGTCGCGATCCTTCCGGATCAACTCCATGTCGAGCATGCTGCTCCGTACGCCTCCGTCCGGACGTCAGGTGGACCTTCAGATGCTACCGTCGCGCCCCGGCCGGTCCGGGCCCGGTCTCGTCGCCGGCGCCGGGCGGCCGGGACACGACGGCCCGTCAGAGGCGGATCGGCATCAGGATCGAGAAGGCGTCGGTGTCGTCGGGACGGCGGACGGCAAGCGGCGCGATCGGGCCGTCCAGCTCCAGGACGAGCTGGCCCCGGCCGCCCGCGTCGAGGGCCTGGAGCAGGTAGCCGGCGTTCACCCCGATCCGGGGCGCGTCCCCGGTCAGCTCGTCCTCGCCGTACAGGCGTACCCCGCCCCGGCCGTCCGGGCCCAGCACACTCACCGGCAGCGCGGCGCCACCATGCTCCCGGTGGACGACGGGAGCGTCCGGGCTGGTGAGGGCCGCGCGCAGGGCGGCCACGTCGACGGTCGCGCGGTGGGCCGGGCCGCCGGGCGCCGCGCGCAGCAGCCGCCGGTGGTCCGGGAAGTCGTACGGCAGGGTGCCGGCGTCGAGCGTACGCCCGGCGACGGTGACCGCGACGGTGCCGTCGCCGACGGCCAGCCGCACCTCCCCGGCGGTGTCGAGCAGCGTGCGGGTCTCGTCGACGAAGCCGGCCGGGACGAGGGCGCGGACGGCCGGCCCGTCGACGTCGGCGCCGATCCGGGCCAGGGCCATCCGGTACCGGTCGGTGGCGACCAGCTGGACGCCGCCGGCGTCCACGTCGAAGAGGACGCCGGTGAGCTCGGGCAGGTCGGGTCCGGTGGCGACGGCGAAACGGACCGCGTCAACGGCGGCGGCCAGGTCGGTGCGGGACAGGGTCAGGTGGGTGGTCATCGGCTGCTCCTCGGGATCGATGAGGGTACGGATCCGGGAGAGCTCACGGCGGGCGTCGGCGAGACCGTCCTCGAGGCGGCGCAGGTGTGTGTCCAGCAGCCGGTGTGCGGCCGCCGGCCCGGACCGTACCGCCGCGGCGATCTCGGGCACCGGCATCCCGACCCGGCGCAGCCCGGCGACCAGCCGGGCCGGGCGCACCTGGTCGTCGGTGTACCACCGGTAGCCCGTCACCGGGTCGACCCGGGCCGGGACCAGCACCCCGGCCGAGTCGTAGAACCGCAGGGCGCTGACGGTCAGCCCGCTGGCCCGGGCCAGCTCGCCGATGCTGTGCAGGTCGCTCTCCACGGCAATGGATCCTGTGTCCTCAAGCAGGTCGAGGGTCAAGCTGTTAACAGGGGACCCTTCCTCTACCGGAGGCGTTAAGAAGGGGCCCTTCCTTTCACCGCAGGCGGAAGGTGATGCCGGCGTTCTGGAGGCGGGTCAGTAGGGGGTCGGCCATGGCCGTCACCGGGGTCACCTGGCCGGACGTCCGGGGTAGGTCGTCCAGGGCGAGGCAGAGGGCCGACTCGGCGAGCATCTTCGCGGTCTCGTCGTAGCCGGGGTCGCCGCCGGACACCTCGGTCTGCACCCGCCGCCCGCCGCCCTCGGCCAGGAACCGCACCCGGAACCAGGAGCGCGCCCGCTGCTCGGGGCTCGGGCCCTGCCCGGAGGAGAGCCGGCCGAGCAGCCAGCGCCGGGTCGGCGGCACCTGCACGAGACCGACCAGGGCGCCCAGCCCGGCCACGCCGGCCAGCACGGTCGGTAGCCGCTTCACCGCCGCGAAGTGGCGGTAGCGGAAGTCCGGGCCGTACTCCGGGCGGGCGGCGGCCGAGCGGCGCACCACCTGCGGGTCGATGGTGGGCAGCGGCACCGTCCACATGCGCAGCTCCGGCGAGCGGGCGATCCGGCCGGGGACCGCGCGGACCCGCCGGCCCTCCGGCCGGGGCTCCACCGCCCGCCGGGCCTTCGCGGCGCGGCTCATCTCACCGGTACGGGAGAACGCCGTCAGCGCCGAGTGGTACGTGCCGGCGGAGGGTCGCCCGCCCGCCCGGACGAACCCGTCGACGGTGACCGGGACGCCGGCCGGCAGGTGCTTGAGGGTGAACCAGACGCCCAGGTCGTACGGGATCGAGTCGAACCCGCAGGTGTGCACGAGGCGGGCGCCGGTGCGGACCGCTTCGGCGTGGTGCCGTACGTACATCAGGTCGACGAACTCCGGTTCCCCGGTGATGTCCAGGTAGTCGGTGCCCGCCCGCGCGCACGCCGCCACGAGGGGCTCGCCGTGGTGGACGTACGGGCCGACGGTGGTGGCGACCACCCGGGCGCTCTCGGCGACCGCCCGCAGCGACCCGGGATCGGTGACGTCGGCGGTGAGCAGGGGCAGCGCCGCCAGCTCCGGGTCGATCGCGGCGAGCCGCTCCCGGACGGCGGCGAGCTTGGTGGGGTTGCGCCCGGCCAGCGCCCAGCGCAGCCCCGCCGGCGCGTGCCGGGCGAGGTACTCGGCGGTCAGCCCCCCGGTGAAACCGGTGGCTCCGAACAGGACGAGGTCGTACGTCCGATCCTCACGCATCCGCCGAGTCTGCCATC
This region includes:
- a CDS encoding NADH-quinone oxidoreductase subunit NuoF family protein, encoding MMRTTVPPVACVGEPRLTAGFAEFGRLDLFTHEEVHGPIGPMEPANLLRLADGIQLKGKGGAGFPFATKLRAVLESCERQDASAIVVVNASEGEPASWKDKVLLTRAPHLILDGAALAAYALDADEIIIGVADDGVGQESLMEALGERRMPVPTSVVTVPHRFISGEGGALVNGINGLPHIPPGTKKRSSDSGVGGLPTLLSNAETYAQLAIAARLGPYEYAALGTDDEPGTVLLTVTGAAKRPAVVECAAGTPLREILDLCEVPDGPGILVGGYHGKWITQEGADRAEISRKGLAAVGGTLGAGIIVPLGPDSCPLGEAAQVVRYLAGESAGQCGPCRMGLPELARSVDLAVSGSAPVEVVRAAAGDVKGRGACSHPDGTARFALSAMEVFAEDLRLHATGDGCGKRVKGLMGLPGAPDPNPQKLMLDWSRCDGHGLCAHVVPDFIRLDANGYPAFPATPVPTWLREGALKAVKVCPELALRLTRAES
- a CDS encoding redoxin domain-containing protein, which codes for MRRLPRTVLAAVTAVALLGATACGGDGGASATTTTGDAASPPPAAGTPTATGSPSAASPSAAQRPPTVPETLRFTAKTLDGAAFDAAALAGKPVVLWFWAPWCATCASQAWTVAEVAPQYRDTVPVVGVAGLGQQKAMKDFVTEFELAGVPQVDDRAGALWRRFEVAEQSTFVILDRTGRVIHQGFLDGEDLTRRLASLAEV
- the serS gene encoding serine--tRNA ligase, which produces MLDMELIRKDRDAVASALAKRMDPAEVSRALDEIQQLDQERRSLITEIDGERQRRKAEARAYAEAKRAGREPEVAAPEAGRKQLSELEAELDEVQARLRDRMSELPNLPADDVVPGGKEANRVVRTFGEPPAIEKVRDHVELSRMLGLVDHERGVKLGGSGFWMYTGVGARLEWALLNFFIDENVKAGYEFLLPPHLLLESAGFAAGQFPKFTDDVYHLDRASAPRAQFLLPTAETAILGAFQDEIMDTAKLPLKAFAYTPCYRREAGGSHSDERGTVRGHQFNKVEIFQFTLPEQAEAAHEEMVTHAESLVEKLGLHYQRTLLSAGDASAAMRKTLDIEVWMPSTGKYKEVSSVSWGGDYQARRAAIRYREPGGKQTRFVHTLNGSALATSRLFPAILEQFQQPDGSVVIPEILRDRVGTDRLTPR
- a CDS encoding MerR family transcriptional regulator — encoded protein: MHSIGELARASGLTVSALRFYDSAGVLVPARVDPVTGYRWYTDDQVRPARLVAGLRRVGMPVPEIAAAVRSGPAAAHRLLDTHLRRLEDGLADARRELSRIRTLIDPEEQPMTTHLTLSRTDLAAAVDAVRFAVATGPDLPELTGVLFDVDAGGVQLVATDRYRMALARIGADVDGPAVRALVPAGFVDETRTLLDTAGEVRLAVGDGTVAVTVAGRTLDAGTLPYDFPDHRRLLRAAPGGPAHRATVDVAALRAALTSPDAPVVHREHGGAALPVSVLGPDGRGGVRLYGEDELTGDAPRIGVNAGYLLQALDAGGRGQLVLELDGPIAPLAVRRPDDTDAFSILMPIRL
- a CDS encoding trans-acting enoyl reductase family protein, with the protein product MREDRTYDLVLFGATGFTGGLTAEYLARHAPAGLRWALAGRNPTKLAAVRERLAAIDPELAALPLLTADVTDPGSLRAVAESARVVATTVGPYVHHGEPLVAACARAGTDYLDITGEPEFVDLMYVRHHAEAVRTGARLVHTCGFDSIPYDLGVWFTLKHLPAGVPVTVDGFVRAGGRPSAGTYHSALTAFSRTGEMSRAAKARRAVEPRPEGRRVRAVPGRIARSPELRMWTVPLPTIDPQVVRRSAAARPEYGPDFRYRHFAAVKRLPTVLAGVAGLGALVGLVQVPPTRRWLLGRLSSGQGPSPEQRARSWFRVRFLAEGGGRRVQTEVSGGDPGYDETAKMLAESALCLALDDLPRTSGQVTPVTAMADPLLTRLQNAGITFRLR